Proteins co-encoded in one Halorussus vallis genomic window:
- the dps gene encoding DNA starvation/stationary phase protection protein Dps, producing MSSQRPQGSGPRQPRMFMTGVDLPEETRRTVVGMLNQSLADTTDLTTQLKYAHWNVKGINFYQLHLLFDEIAEVLEEHADTIAERATALGGEATGTARMAAANTRIPEIPTDATTGPEYLEALVERVSIHASNLRRDIELAVEYDDEDTADLYTELSREVDKQLYFLQSHLQDQSAVEGTARVGAPAVADPTGQSASASPPASNGGRTQGSAPSQYGRPITSRYGSQPTRR from the coding sequence ATGAGTTCACAACGACCGCAAGGGAGCGGACCGAGACAGCCGCGGATGTTCATGACCGGCGTCGACCTGCCCGAGGAGACGCGGCGGACCGTCGTCGGGATGCTCAACCAGAGCCTCGCCGACACGACCGACTTGACGACCCAGCTCAAGTACGCCCACTGGAACGTCAAGGGCATCAACTTCTACCAGCTACACCTCCTGTTCGACGAGATAGCCGAGGTGCTCGAAGAACACGCCGACACCATCGCCGAGCGCGCGACCGCACTGGGCGGCGAGGCGACGGGCACGGCCCGGATGGCCGCGGCCAACACCCGGATTCCGGAGATTCCGACCGACGCGACGACCGGTCCCGAGTACCTCGAAGCGCTGGTCGAGCGCGTGAGCATCCACGCGTCGAACCTCCGGCGCGACATCGAACTCGCGGTCGAGTACGACGACGAGGACACCGCCGACTTGTACACCGAACTCTCGCGGGAGGTCGACAAGCAACTCTACTTCCTGCAGTCGCACCTCCAGGACCAGAGCGCGGTCGAAGGCACGGCGCGCGTGGGCGCGCCGGCGGTCGCAGATCCGACGGGCCAGAGCGCGAGTGCGAGTCCGCCCGCGTCGAACGGCGGGCGGACGCAGGGGTCGGCCCCGTCGCAGTACGGACGACCGATAACGTCGCGCTACGGGTCCCAGCCGACGCGGCGGTGA
- a CDS encoding vWA domain-containing protein encodes MSAVDALGAALSSAFLRPLGLAAVAAAIPVLVLYLLKPNPSRVAFPAVEFLLGDREESRRHPALRRLRRNALLALQLLAIVAFAVSLASPYVPVSERRTVEETVLVVDRSASMATETGGATRFDRAVSAARKAVTTETSVVVAGATASVRAKRVPAAEAKATLDALAVAETDGTLRDAVRRATQIAGEDARIVVLSDFADEGWRSAVAAARARGHDVRTRQFAGGGADNVGAIDYSFADGNVSVRVKNFGDGRAKRRVSFAGETRSLTLGPGDVARETFAIPAGGGRLRLTPGDSFPVDDELAVAAPDDPTTNVLVLTNGENRPLVTALSVVRGTRVTVKRPPTSVSKDYDVVVFGDVAPGRLLDGTRRVAHETLARGGAVVIQARPNLSAVDYGGLLPVEPNGTATNPTLERPADGPLTEGMTFPAPSSYVTGDLRSGRALLRTVDGTPLLATASVENGRVLYYGYPPSDEAFAHNYRYPVFWKRVVYELTGRRPPAELNRRTGERLRFGANATVETPAGRREAGSLVLRRVGFYESGDRRYGASLASAAESNVTAPALAAGGGANDGSGGAAGSESRTVPLELTALAAGLAACVVLAELGFLRYRGDL; translated from the coding sequence GTGAGCGCCGTCGACGCACTCGGGGCGGCGCTCTCGTCGGCGTTCCTCCGCCCGCTCGGCCTCGCCGCGGTGGCGGCGGCGATACCCGTCCTGGTCCTCTACCTGCTCAAGCCGAACCCCAGCAGGGTGGCGTTTCCCGCCGTCGAGTTCCTGCTTGGCGACCGAGAAGAGAGCCGACGCCACCCGGCGCTCCGGCGACTCCGACGGAACGCGCTGCTCGCGCTACAACTACTGGCGATAGTCGCGTTCGCCGTCTCGCTCGCCTCGCCGTACGTCCCGGTCTCCGAGCGACGGACGGTCGAAGAGACCGTCCTCGTCGTCGACCGGAGCGCGAGCATGGCCACGGAAACCGGCGGCGCCACCCGGTTCGACCGGGCGGTTTCGGCGGCCAGGAAGGCGGTGACGACCGAGACGTCCGTCGTGGTCGCCGGCGCGACGGCGAGCGTTCGGGCGAAACGCGTCCCGGCCGCGGAAGCGAAGGCGACGCTCGACGCGCTCGCCGTCGCCGAAACCGACGGGACGCTTCGAGACGCCGTCCGACGAGCGACGCAGATCGCCGGCGAAGACGCTCGAATCGTCGTCTTGAGCGACTTCGCCGACGAGGGCTGGCGGAGCGCGGTCGCGGCCGCCCGTGCGCGAGGACACGACGTGCGAACGCGGCAGTTCGCCGGCGGCGGCGCCGACAACGTCGGCGCGATAGACTACTCGTTCGCCGACGGGAACGTCTCCGTCCGAGTGAAGAACTTCGGCGACGGGCGGGCGAAACGTCGCGTCTCCTTCGCCGGCGAAACCCGGTCGCTGACGCTCGGGCCGGGCGACGTGGCTCGCGAGACGTTCGCCATCCCGGCGGGCGGCGGTCGGCTTCGGTTGACCCCCGGCGACTCCTTCCCCGTCGACGACGAACTCGCCGTCGCCGCGCCCGACGACCCGACGACGAACGTGCTCGTCCTGACCAACGGGGAGAACCGCCCGCTCGTCACGGCGCTCTCGGTCGTCCGCGGCACGCGCGTGACCGTGAAGCGCCCGCCGACTTCGGTGTCGAAGGACTACGACGTCGTCGTCTTCGGCGACGTGGCGCCGGGACGGCTCCTCGACGGAACCCGGCGGGTCGCCCACGAGACGCTGGCGCGTGGCGGCGCCGTCGTGATTCAGGCCCGACCGAACCTCTCGGCCGTCGATTACGGGGGACTCCTCCCCGTCGAACCGAACGGCACGGCGACGAACCCGACGCTCGAACGGCCGGCCGACGGTCCCCTCACCGAGGGGATGACGTTCCCCGCGCCGTCCTCGTACGTGACCGGCGACCTCCGGTCGGGGCGGGCGCTCCTCCGGACGGTCGACGGCACGCCGCTGCTCGCCACCGCGAGCGTCGAGAACGGCCGCGTCCTCTACTACGGCTACCCGCCGAGCGACGAGGCGTTCGCGCACAACTACCGGTATCCGGTGTTCTGGAAGCGCGTCGTCTACGAACTCACCGGTCGGCGACCCCCGGCGGAACTGAACCGGCGAACCGGCGAGCGCCTCCGATTCGGCGCGAACGCGACGGTCGAGACGCCGGCGGGGCGCCGGGAGGCGGGGTCGCTCGTCCTCCGGCGGGTTGGCTTCTACGAGTCCGGCGACCGCCGGTACGGCGCGTCGCTGGCGAGCGCCGCCGAGTCGAACGTCACCGCGCCCGCCCTCGCCGCGGGCGGCGGAGCGAACGACGGGTCGGGCGGCGCGGCCGGGTCCGAGTCCCGCACCGTCCCGCTGGAACTGACCGCGCTCGCCGCCGGACTCGCGGCGTGCGTCGTGCTGGCCGAACTGGGATTCCTGCGCTACCGGGGTGACCTCTGA
- a CDS encoding DUF4177 domain-containing protein — protein MTRREWEYETLRPPREGTKKESADPQEALNELGREGWELAATVDYDGGGTKYFVLKRPARDAESEATESESTDE, from the coding sequence ATGACGAGGCGCGAGTGGGAGTACGAGACGCTCCGACCGCCGCGGGAAGGCACGAAGAAGGAGTCGGCCGACCCGCAGGAGGCGTTGAACGAACTCGGCCGCGAGGGCTGGGAACTCGCCGCCACCGTCGACTACGACGGCGGCGGGACCAAGTACTTCGTCCTGAAGCGACCCGCGCGGGACGCCGAGTCCGAGGCGACGGAGTCCGAATCGACCGATGAGTGA
- a CDS encoding YihY/virulence factor BrkB family protein: MELRSHDARAFVRAVLREVRAENVTFMAGSIAYHAFVSLIPLLLFALFVLSLVDNATLTESIVSVTQSMLAPETQGLLIEALADVPTRAGASLVGAAAFLWGTFKIFRGLDVAFSEIYDTAKENSLREQLRDGAVVLFALVLAVGVVVAAAAAFALVPNLPLAGLLNPLLLVAGLILAFFPVYYVFPDVDLTPREVAPGLLFATVGWAVLQWLFQIYVVYAGRYEAYGVVGGVLVLVTWLYLSALVLLLGAVVNAVLGGRTGDANALGGRVAAAERERFEAEHRESRSRTVEHRATEHRGSGLRAVERRESESDRQRSREDTAHLEAENERLRRENAALKRRLRRRRLPVWERVRRWMFGE, from the coding sequence GTGGAGCTTCGGAGTCACGACGCGCGGGCGTTCGTACGGGCGGTCCTCCGCGAGGTCCGCGCGGAGAACGTCACGTTCATGGCCGGGAGCATCGCCTACCACGCGTTCGTCTCGCTGATTCCGCTCCTGCTGTTCGCGCTGTTCGTCCTCTCGCTGGTGGACAACGCGACCCTGACCGAGAGCATCGTCTCGGTCACCCAGTCGATGCTCGCGCCGGAAACCCAGGGCCTGCTGATTGAAGCGCTGGCCGACGTGCCGACCCGGGCGGGCGCGTCGCTGGTCGGCGCGGCCGCGTTCCTCTGGGGGACGTTCAAGATATTCCGCGGCCTCGACGTGGCGTTCTCCGAGATATACGACACGGCCAAGGAGAACTCGCTTCGCGAACAGCTCCGGGACGGCGCGGTGGTCCTGTTCGCGCTCGTCCTGGCGGTCGGCGTCGTGGTCGCCGCCGCCGCGGCGTTCGCGCTCGTTCCGAATCTCCCGCTGGCGGGGTTGCTGAACCCGCTGTTGCTCGTCGCGGGGCTCATCCTCGCGTTCTTCCCGGTCTACTACGTCTTCCCGGACGTCGACCTGACCCCGCGGGAGGTCGCTCCCGGACTCCTCTTCGCGACGGTCGGCTGGGCCGTCCTCCAGTGGCTGTTCCAGATTTACGTCGTCTACGCCGGCAGGTACGAGGCCTACGGGGTCGTCGGCGGGGTCCTGGTGCTCGTCACCTGGCTCTACCTGAGCGCGCTGGTCCTCCTGCTCGGCGCGGTGGTCAACGCCGTCCTCGGGGGTCGAACGGGCGACGCGAACGCGCTCGGCGGCCGCGTCGCGGCCGCCGAGCGCGAACGATTCGAGGCCGAGCATCGGGAGTCCCGGAGTCGAACGGTCGAGCATCGAGCAACCGAGCACCGCGGCTCCGGCCTTCGAGCGGTCGAGCGGCGAGAGTCCGAGAGCGACCGCCAGCGGAGCCGCGAGGACACCGCGCACCTCGAAGCCGAGAACGAACGCCTCCGGCGGGAGAACGCCGCGCTGAAGCGGCGACTCCGTCGCCGCCGACTCCCCGTCTGGGAGCGCGTTCGCCGGTGGATGTTCGGCGAGTGA
- the alaS gene encoding alanine--tRNA ligase, with translation MSELEEEYRLDYFEENDFVRKECSECGDHFWTRDHDRETCGEPPCETYQFIDDPGFDEEYTLEEMREAFLSFFEEHGHERIDPYPVAANRWRDDVLLTQASIYDFQPLVTSGETPPPANPLTISQPCIRMQDIDNVGKTGRHTMAFEMMAHHAFNAREEVGDEYAYSGEVYWKDETVQYCDEFFESMGADVEEITYIEDPWVGGGNAGPAIEVIYKGAELATLVFMSMEQDPDGEYELKDGNRYSPMDTYIVDTGYGLERWTWMSQGTPTVYEAVYPDMIAFLKDNAGVEHTDEEEKLVHRASKLAGHMDIDEAEDMEAARDNIADQLGVSTSRLENLLEPLEDIYAIADHCRTLAYMLGDGIVPSNVGTGYLARMVLRRTKRLCDNVGVDAPLDELVDMQADRLGYKNRDTIRDIVRTEVEKYRETLEQGGRRVRRLAREHAEEGTKIPTDELVELYDSHGIQPDMVEEIADEFGADVDVPDDFYSVVAARHDSGQAFEEQEEEDDRLADLPKTERQYYEDQLGTDFEAVILDVFEREDEDGEEVYDVVLNQTMFYPEGGGQPSDRGTLTSDDASVQVEDVQIHDGVILHRTDGELDKGDIVRGQIDAQRRRRLMRHHTATHIVIHAARQVLGEHVRQAGAQKGTDSSRIDVRHYERIDDETRREIELVANEIVMENTSVQQEWPNRHEAEEEYGFDLYQGGIPAGMNIRLIHVAEDVQACGGTHVRRTGDVGTIKILNTERVQDGVERITFAAGDAAIEATQRTEASLAEAAEILDVSPEEVPETAERFFEEWKARGKQIEDLKEQLAEARASGSAGGEEVELDGTTAVVQRIDADMDELRATANALVEEGKVAVLGSGADGATFVVAVPDGVGVNAGEVVGDLAAKVGGGGGGPPDFAQGGGPDAGKLDEALEDAPNVLKQVQNA, from the coding sequence ATGAGTGAACTCGAAGAGGAGTACCGCCTCGATTATTTCGAGGAGAACGACTTCGTTCGCAAGGAGTGCTCCGAGTGCGGCGACCACTTCTGGACGCGCGACCACGACAGGGAAACCTGCGGGGAACCGCCCTGCGAGACGTATCAGTTCATCGACGACCCCGGCTTCGACGAGGAGTACACGCTCGAAGAGATGCGCGAGGCGTTCCTCTCGTTCTTCGAGGAGCACGGCCACGAGCGCATCGACCCCTACCCGGTCGCCGCCAACCGCTGGCGCGACGACGTCCTGCTCACCCAGGCGTCCATCTACGACTTCCAGCCGCTGGTCACCTCAGGGGAGACGCCGCCGCCGGCCAACCCGTTGACCATCAGCCAGCCCTGCATCCGGATGCAGGACATCGACAACGTGGGCAAGACCGGACGCCACACGATGGCCTTCGAGATGATGGCCCACCACGCGTTCAACGCCCGCGAGGAGGTCGGCGACGAGTACGCCTACTCCGGCGAGGTCTACTGGAAGGACGAGACGGTCCAGTACTGCGACGAGTTCTTCGAGTCGATGGGGGCCGACGTCGAGGAGATAACCTACATCGAGGACCCGTGGGTGGGCGGCGGCAACGCCGGCCCCGCTATCGAGGTCATCTACAAGGGCGCCGAACTCGCCACGCTGGTCTTCATGTCGATGGAGCAGGACCCCGACGGCGAGTACGAACTCAAGGACGGCAACCGCTACTCGCCGATGGACACCTACATCGTCGACACCGGCTACGGCCTCGAACGCTGGACGTGGATGTCCCAGGGGACTCCGACCGTCTACGAGGCCGTCTACCCCGACATGATCGCCTTCCTCAAGGACAACGCGGGCGTCGAGCACACCGACGAGGAGGAGAAACTCGTCCACCGCGCCTCGAAGTTGGCGGGTCACATGGACATCGACGAGGCCGAGGACATGGAGGCCGCCCGCGACAACATCGCCGACCAGTTGGGGGTCTCGACCTCGCGGCTGGAGAATCTGCTCGAACCCCTCGAAGACATCTACGCCATCGCCGACCACTGTCGCACCCTCGCGTACATGCTCGGCGACGGCATCGTCCCGAGCAACGTCGGGACGGGCTACCTCGCCCGGATGGTGCTCCGGCGGACCAAGCGCCTCTGCGACAACGTCGGCGTCGACGCGCCCCTCGACGAACTCGTCGACATGCAGGCCGACCGACTCGGATACAAGAACCGCGACACCATCCGGGACATCGTCCGGACCGAGGTCGAGAAGTACCGCGAGACGCTCGAACAGGGCGGTCGACGGGTCCGACGCCTCGCCAGGGAGCACGCCGAGGAGGGCACCAAGATTCCGACCGACGAACTGGTCGAACTGTACGATTCCCACGGCATCCAACCCGACATGGTCGAGGAGATCGCCGACGAGTTCGGCGCCGATGTCGACGTGCCCGACGACTTCTACAGCGTCGTCGCCGCCCGCCACGACTCCGGCCAGGCCTTCGAGGAGCAGGAGGAGGAGGACGACCGCCTCGCCGACCTCCCGAAGACCGAGCGCCAGTACTACGAGGACCAGTTGGGCACCGACTTCGAGGCCGTCATCCTCGACGTCTTCGAGCGCGAGGACGAGGACGGCGAGGAGGTCTACGACGTGGTGCTCAACCAGACGATGTTCTACCCCGAGGGCGGTGGCCAGCCCTCCGACCGGGGCACCCTGACCAGCGACGACGCCAGCGTGCAGGTCGAGGACGTCCAGATCCACGACGGCGTCATCCTCCACCGCACCGACGGCGAACTCGACAAGGGCGACATCGTCCGCGGGCAGATAGACGCCCAGCGCCGCCGTCGGCTGATGCGCCACCACACCGCGACCCACATCGTCATCCACGCCGCCCGGCAGGTGCTGGGCGAGCACGTCCGGCAGGCCGGCGCCCAGAAGGGCACCGACAGTTCGCGCATCGACGTGCGCCACTACGAGCGCATCGACGACGAAACCCGCCGGGAGATAGAGCTGGTCGCCAACGAGATAGTGATGGAGAACACCTCGGTCCAGCAGGAGTGGCCCAACCGTCACGAGGCCGAGGAGGAGTACGGCTTCGACCTCTACCAGGGCGGCATCCCCGCCGGGATGAACATCCGGCTCATCCACGTCGCCGAGGACGTCCAGGCCTGCGGTGGGACCCACGTCCGGCGGACCGGCGACGTCGGCACCATCAAGATCCTGAACACCGAGCGCGTCCAGGACGGCGTCGAGCGCATCACCTTCGCCGCCGGCGACGCGGCCATCGAGGCGACCCAGCGCACCGAGGCCTCCCTCGCGGAAGCGGCCGAGATTCTGGACGTCTCGCCCGAGGAAGTCCCCGAGACCGCCGAACGGTTCTTCGAGGAGTGGAAGGCCCGCGGCAAGCAGATAGAGGACCTCAAAGAACAGCTCGCCGAGGCCCGCGCCAGCGGGTCGGCCGGCGGCGAGGAGGTCGAACTCGACGGCACCACCGCGGTCGTCCAGCGAATCGACGCCGACATGGACGAACTCCGGGCGACCGCCAACGCGCTCGTCGAGGAGGGGAAGGTCGCCGTGCTCGGCAGCGGGGCCGACGGCGCGACGTTCGTCGTCGCCGTCCCCGACGGCGTCGGCGTCAACGCCGGCGAGGTCGTCGGCGACCTCGCCGCGAAGGTCGGCGGCGGGGGCGGCGGCCCGCCGGACTTCGCGCAGGGCGGCGGTCCGGACGCCGGCAAACTGGACGAGGCGCTCGAAGACGCGCCGAACGTGCTGAAGCAGGTCCAGAACGCGTAA
- a CDS encoding methyl-accepting chemotaxis protein, producing MTTNPNAADRRADIGDRNPVAVSSTDDGGERSDGDAAAMEDELEAQAESVRDDLDVAGDVEDENQLEVKESLLELYESSQGISSRTTEISDLAREQSTGMSQVAQEVSTLSAAVEEIASSTEQVSSAGKQARRRADEGQDAAEGARETMEAIREAAEGVAEDVRSIRESIAEVDDIVAVIDNIADQTNLLALNASIEAARAGDAGAGFAVVAEEIKSLAEESQTQASEIDDEVSRIQRETRTAVGSLEESNGRIDEGIETVDEAVGSLDEIADAVREVTQGVEEVATATDQQAASTEEVASMVDQTAANADQIADRTDDIAAELGEQTTRIDRVNESVDELVDEGGRGR from the coding sequence ATGACGACCAACCCGAACGCCGCCGACCGACGAGCCGACATCGGCGACCGGAACCCCGTCGCGGTGTCCAGCACCGACGACGGCGGTGAGCGAAGCGACGGTGACGCGGCCGCGATGGAGGACGAACTCGAGGCCCAGGCCGAGTCGGTCAGAGACGACCTCGACGTCGCCGGCGACGTCGAGGACGAGAACCAGTTGGAGGTCAAGGAGTCGCTGCTCGAACTCTACGAGTCCTCGCAGGGTATCTCGTCCCGGACAACCGAAATCTCCGACCTCGCCCGCGAGCAGTCGACCGGGATGTCGCAGGTCGCCCAGGAGGTTTCGACGCTCTCGGCGGCCGTCGAGGAGATCGCGTCCTCGACCGAGCAGGTTTCCTCGGCGGGCAAGCAGGCCCGTCGCCGGGCCGACGAGGGACAGGACGCCGCCGAGGGGGCCCGCGAGACGATGGAGGCCATCCGGGAGGCCGCCGAGGGCGTGGCCGAGGACGTCCGCTCCATCCGCGAGAGCATCGCCGAGGTCGACGACATCGTCGCGGTCATCGACAACATCGCCGACCAGACCAACCTGCTCGCGCTCAACGCGTCCATCGAGGCCGCCCGCGCGGGCGACGCGGGCGCCGGCTTCGCGGTGGTCGCCGAGGAGATCAAGTCGCTGGCCGAGGAGTCCCAGACCCAGGCGAGCGAGATCGACGACGAGGTGTCGCGCATCCAGCGCGAAACCCGGACCGCGGTCGGGAGCCTGGAGGAGAGCAACGGCCGAATCGACGAGGGCATCGAGACAGTCGACGAGGCGGTCGGGAGCTTAGACGAGATCGCCGACGCGGTCCGGGAGGTCACCCAGGGCGTCGAGGAGGTCGCCACCGCGACCGACCAGCAGGCCGCCAGCACCGAGGAGGTCGCGAGCATGGTCGACCAGACCGCGGCCAACGCCGACCAGATCGCCGACCGGACCGACGACATCGCCGCGGAACTCGGCGAGCAGACCACCAGAATCGACCGGGTAAACGAGTCGGTCGACGAACTCGTCGACGAGGGCGGCCGAGGACGGTAA
- a CDS encoding bacterio-opsin activator domain-containing protein: MSEVAPNHERALDALADRVAVLDASGTILHTNRAWDEFAAENGVGTSASAGVNYLEAIDDGDEFASAARAGIEAVLAGERESFTLEYPCHGPDRKRWFQLRTSRFETDGEARAVASHTDVTESRLAGDELHKSERALRALYDVTTDRDADFETKLERIIELGCERVGLPLGFLTYIDAENGRQDVVSARGDHELLQEGASEDLSRAYCRKTIESDGLLGVRDAPAEGWTDDPAYERFELACYLGGKVTVDGDLYGTLCFADTDPRDRTFTPSERAFVEILTQWVSYELERRERRRALAESEQRFRAVFEEAFDAMLVADDDGEYVEVNAAACDLFGLGREDLLGRTIAEFADDGYDFEAAWESFDHEGGLKGTFPLVRPNGTERIVEYVATFDFLPGRHLSVVRDVTERKRAEREAERNAAQTRRERERLEHVLDRIGGLFRDVVEVLVQGRTREEVERGVCERLADADPYRFAWVGATDLRRETVTARRWAGEGPDVEGLELRLDGDATDPCVAAIATGEVQIAVDPGDADLAPAHAAALADADDVSSMVAIPLAYKDAVYGVLAVYADQADAFDARERVVLETLGVEIANAINAMESGRILTANRVVELEFDVYDDLPTGEIAAAGDCRLSYVGSTSRTDGTLRQLWTAETSNPEAVVATAEEQDRVRTATRVTERDGDHLFDVVVEDSFIAEMADYGAVTRAVDAEDGRTRVELDLPNETAARSVYETMGERFETIELVGFRESERPTRTRQEFASTVAERLTERQSAALETAYFGGYFEWPRPMSGDNLAASMGVTRSTVHQHLRAAERKVFEELFEDGDPN; the protein is encoded by the coding sequence ATGAGCGAGGTCGCACCGAATCACGAGCGGGCGCTCGACGCGCTCGCCGACCGCGTCGCCGTGCTCGACGCGTCGGGGACCATCCTCCACACCAACCGGGCGTGGGACGAGTTCGCGGCCGAGAACGGCGTCGGGACGTCGGCGAGCGCGGGGGTGAACTACCTCGAGGCCATCGACGACGGCGACGAGTTCGCCAGCGCGGCCAGGGCGGGAATCGAGGCGGTGCTCGCCGGCGAGCGCGAGTCGTTCACCCTGGAGTACCCGTGTCACGGTCCCGACCGAAAGCGATGGTTCCAGCTCCGCACGAGTCGGTTCGAGACCGACGGCGAAGCGCGGGCGGTCGCCAGCCACACCGACGTGACCGAGAGCCGCCTCGCCGGCGACGAACTTCACAAGAGCGAGCGGGCGCTGCGCGCGCTCTACGACGTCACCACCGATAGAGACGCCGACTTCGAGACGAAACTCGAACGCATCATCGAACTCGGCTGCGAGCGGGTGGGCCTACCGCTCGGCTTCCTGACGTACATCGACGCCGAGAACGGCCGCCAGGACGTCGTGTCGGCCCGCGGCGACCACGAACTCCTCCAGGAGGGCGCGAGCGAGGACCTCTCCCGGGCGTACTGCCGGAAGACCATCGAGTCGGACGGACTGCTGGGGGTCAGGGACGCCCCCGCCGAGGGGTGGACCGACGACCCCGCCTACGAGCGGTTCGAACTGGCCTGCTATCTGGGCGGGAAGGTGACCGTCGACGGCGACCTCTACGGGACGCTCTGTTTCGCCGACACCGACCCCCGCGACCGCACGTTCACCCCCTCCGAACGCGCGTTCGTCGAGATTCTGACCCAGTGGGTGAGCTACGAACTGGAGCGCCGCGAGCGGAGACGCGCGCTCGCCGAGAGCGAACAGCGGTTCCGGGCGGTGTTCGAGGAGGCGTTCGACGCCATGCTCGTCGCCGACGACGACGGCGAGTACGTGGAGGTGAACGCCGCCGCCTGCGACCTGTTCGGCCTGGGGCGCGAGGATTTGCTGGGTCGGACCATCGCGGAGTTCGCCGACGACGGCTACGACTTCGAGGCGGCCTGGGAGAGCTTCGACCACGAGGGCGGTCTGAAAGGGACGTTCCCGCTCGTGCGACCGAACGGCACGGAGCGAATCGTCGAGTACGTCGCCACGTTCGACTTCCTGCCGGGTCGACACCTCTCGGTCGTCCGCGACGTCACAGAGCGCAAGCGGGCCGAGCGGGAGGCCGAGCGCAACGCCGCGCAGACGCGGCGCGAACGCGAGCGACTCGAACACGTCCTCGACCGAATCGGCGGCCTGTTCCGGGACGTGGTGGAGGTGCTCGTCCAGGGGAGGACCCGCGAGGAGGTAGAGCGGGGCGTCTGCGAGCGCCTGGCCGACGCCGACCCCTACCGGTTCGCCTGGGTCGGCGCGACCGACCTCCGGCGCGAAACCGTGACGGCGCGGCGGTGGGCCGGCGAGGGACCGGACGTCGAGGGGCTGGAACTCCGCCTCGACGGTGACGCGACCGACCCCTGCGTCGCCGCCATCGCGACCGGCGAGGTCCAGATAGCCGTCGACCCGGGCGACGCCGACCTCGCGCCCGCCCACGCGGCGGCGCTGGCCGACGCCGACGACGTCTCCTCGATGGTCGCGATTCCGCTCGCGTACAAGGACGCCGTCTACGGCGTGCTCGCGGTGTACGCCGACCAGGCCGACGCGTTCGACGCGCGCGAGCGGGTGGTCCTGGAGACGCTGGGGGTCGAGATAGCCAACGCCATCAACGCCATGGAGAGCGGGCGCATCCTGACCGCCAACCGGGTCGTCGAACTCGAGTTCGACGTCTACGACGACCTCCCGACCGGCGAAATCGCCGCGGCCGGCGACTGTCGGCTGTCGTACGTCGGGTCGACGTCCCGGACCGACGGGACGCTCCGACAGCTCTGGACCGCCGAGACGTCGAATCCGGAGGCGGTCGTCGCGACCGCCGAGGAACAGGACCGCGTCCGCACCGCGACCCGGGTGACCGAGCGCGACGGCGACCACCTCTTCGATGTCGTGGTCGAGGACTCGTTCATCGCGGAGATGGCCGACTACGGCGCGGTCACGCGGGCCGTCGACGCCGAGGACGGCCGGACGCGGGTCGAACTCGACCTGCCGAACGAGACGGCGGCGCGGTCGGTGTACGAGACGATGGGCGAGCGGTTCGAAACCATCGAACTCGTCGGCTTCCGCGAGAGCGAGCGGCCGACCCGGACCCGACAGGAGTTCGCGTCGACGGTCGCCGAGCGACTCACCGAACGCCAATCGGCCGCGCTCGAAACCGCGTACTTCGGCGGCTACTTCGAGTGGCCGCGGCCGATGTCCGGCGACAACCTGGCGGCGTCGATGGGCGTCACCCGCTCGACGGTCCACCAGCACCTCCGCGCGGCCGAGCGGAAGGTGTTCGAGGAACTGTTCGAGGACGGCGACCCCAACTAG